Proteins encoded within one genomic window of Candidatus Acidiferrales bacterium:
- the thrS gene encoding threonine--tRNA ligase: MSVSAKPERVRVTLPDGTVREFPRGITPGEIAGQVSAELAREAIVARANGSFIDLRQPLEADCALKILAPPDPEALEVYRHSSAHLLAAAVLELYPGVEMGIGPPTENGFFYDFYREQPFTEEDLAKIESKMRELVAADIPYERKFFPKEEGLKIYAQLGQKFKCELVEEKAEPVFSAYILGKFNDFCRGPHVPSTGHIKAFKLLSVAGAYWKGKEGNAQMQRIYGAAFYTQAELDDYLRKLEEAKKRDHRKLGPELDLFSIQEEAGPGLIFWHPKGGLVRKLMEDWLRDELLQRGYQLVFTPHVMRLDLWKTSGHTNFYRESMFSPIEVEKADYQLKPMNCPGHILIYKSRLRSYRDLPMRLAELGTVYRYERSGVLHGLFRVRGFTQDDAHIFCTPDQIEGEVEACVDFAFAALRTFGFERFEVDLSVHDPAHPESYAGTVEDWQRAEGALVNTLERMKISFKQMEGEAVFYGPKIDVKLIDAIGRPWQLTTVQFDFNLPARFALEYVGEDGGRHQPLMVHRALWGSVERFFGILIEHYAGAFPVWLAPVQVAALPVSEKNLDYARQVAAKLKAEGMRVELNDRNEKLQAKIRDAQLQKIPYMLVCGAKEAEAGTVAVRHRSKGDLGPQPLAAFVKQIQELIRTKAPTL, encoded by the coding sequence ATGAGCGTTTCAGCAAAACCCGAAAGGGTCCGTGTCACTCTGCCGGACGGCACGGTGCGTGAGTTTCCGCGGGGGATCACGCCGGGGGAGATCGCCGGCCAGGTGAGCGCCGAGCTTGCTCGCGAGGCGATCGTAGCGCGGGCGAACGGCAGCTTCATTGACCTGCGGCAACCGCTCGAGGCCGACTGTGCGCTCAAAATCCTGGCGCCGCCCGACCCTGAAGCCCTCGAGGTCTATCGCCATTCGAGCGCCCATCTGCTGGCGGCGGCGGTGCTCGAACTTTATCCGGGTGTCGAGATGGGCATCGGCCCGCCGACCGAGAATGGTTTCTTTTACGATTTCTACCGCGAGCAGCCGTTCACCGAGGAAGACCTCGCCAAGATTGAATCCAAGATGCGCGAGCTGGTCGCGGCTGACATTCCCTATGAACGGAAATTTTTTCCGAAGGAAGAAGGTCTGAAGATCTACGCTCAGCTCGGGCAGAAATTCAAATGCGAGCTGGTCGAGGAAAAAGCCGAGCCGGTTTTCTCCGCCTACATTTTGGGGAAGTTCAACGATTTCTGCCGCGGCCCGCACGTTCCCTCAACCGGCCACATTAAAGCCTTCAAACTTCTGAGCGTGGCCGGCGCCTACTGGAAAGGCAAAGAGGGCAACGCCCAGATGCAACGCATCTACGGCGCCGCCTTTTACACCCAGGCGGAGCTGGACGACTACCTACGCAAGCTCGAGGAGGCGAAGAAGCGCGACCATCGCAAACTGGGTCCTGAACTCGACCTGTTCAGCATCCAGGAAGAAGCCGGGCCGGGGCTGATCTTCTGGCACCCGAAGGGCGGGTTGGTCCGCAAGTTGATGGAAGACTGGCTGCGCGACGAGCTGTTGCAACGCGGCTACCAGTTGGTCTTCACCCCGCACGTGATGCGGCTCGACCTGTGGAAGACCAGCGGGCACACCAATTTCTACCGGGAGAGTATGTTCAGCCCGATCGAGGTGGAGAAAGCCGACTACCAGCTCAAGCCGATGAACTGCCCCGGGCACATCCTCATTTACAAGTCGCGGCTGCGCAGTTACCGCGACCTGCCCATGCGGCTGGCCGAGCTCGGCACCGTCTATCGCTACGAACGCTCCGGCGTGCTCCACGGCTTGTTCCGCGTCCGCGGCTTCACCCAGGACGACGCCCACATCTTCTGCACCCCGGACCAGATCGAAGGCGAAGTCGAAGCCTGCGTGGACTTCGCCTTCGCCGCGCTCCGCACGTTCGGTTTCGAGCGCTTCGAAGTTGACCTCTCCGTCCATGACCCCGCGCATCCGGAGAGTTACGCTGGGACGGTGGAAGACTGGCAGCGGGCCGAGGGCGCGCTGGTGAACACCCTGGAGAGGATGAAGATATCTTTCAAGCAGATGGAGGGCGAAGCCGTTTTCTACGGCCCGAAGATCGACGTCAAGCTGATTGACGCCATCGGCCGGCCCTGGCAGCTCACCACCGTGCAGTTTGATTTCAACCTGCCGGCGCGCTTCGCCCTCGAATACGTCGGCGAAGACGGCGGCCGCCATCAACCGCTGATGGTGCACCGCGCGCTGTGGGGCTCGGTCGAGCGCTTCTTTGGGATTCTCATCGAACACTACGCCGGAGCGTTTCCGGTGTGGCTCGCGCCCGTCCAGGTGGCCGCCCTGCCGGTGAGCGAAAAAAATCTCGATTACGCCAGGCAGGTGGCCGCAAAGCTCAAGGCGGAAGGCATGCGCGTCGAGTTGAACGACCGCAACGAAAAACTCCAGGCGAAGATCCGCGACGCCCAGTTGCAGAAAATCCCCTACATGCTGGTCTGCGGCGCCAAAGAAGCCGAAGCCGGCACGGTCGCCGTCCGCCACCGCTCGAAAGGCGACCTGGGGCCGCAACCCCTGGCCGCATTTGTCAAGCAAATCCAAGAACTTATCCGGACAAAGGCGCCTACCTTATGA
- a CDS encoding aldo/keto reductase yields MKRREFLRKSAVAAGLAATRGAGILPANAHARHSSPASPGRAIPRRPLGKTGEQLSIIGVGGVLVMDTEQSFANRIVAEAFDRGINYFDVAPSYGNAEERLGPALVPYRKNAFLAGKTLKRDKAAARAELDQSLKRLRTDYFELYQLHALTKMEDLDRALAPGGAMETFLEARQAGKIRFIGFSAHSVETALAAMDRFPFDTLLFPFNWVLYYQANFGPQVLERARSKSMGCLALKAMAKTSWPEGLKKKPYPKCWYQPAGVPEEATLALRFTLSEAVTAAVPPGDERLFRLAMEVAAKFQPVTDVERETLKTRSAGLKPLFRLQSAA; encoded by the coding sequence ATGAAGCGAAGAGAGTTCTTACGAAAAAGCGCCGTGGCGGCGGGCCTCGCGGCAACCAGAGGCGCGGGGATTCTGCCCGCGAACGCCCACGCCCGGCATTCATCTCCCGCCTCTCCCGGCAGAGCAATCCCCAGGCGCCCGCTGGGCAAAACCGGCGAGCAGCTATCCATCATCGGCGTTGGCGGCGTGCTGGTGATGGATACGGAGCAATCCTTTGCCAATCGGATCGTGGCGGAAGCCTTCGACCGCGGCATCAACTATTTCGACGTCGCCCCCAGCTATGGCAATGCCGAGGAGCGGCTGGGGCCAGCGCTTGTGCCCTATCGGAAGAACGCCTTCCTGGCCGGCAAGACGCTCAAACGGGACAAAGCCGCAGCTAGGGCGGAACTCGATCAATCGCTCAAGCGGCTGCGCACCGATTATTTTGAGCTCTATCAGCTCCATGCGCTGACCAAGATGGAAGACCTGGATCGGGCGCTTGCCCCCGGGGGCGCGATGGAGACGTTCCTTGAGGCGCGCCAGGCAGGAAAGATCCGTTTCATCGGCTTTTCGGCCCACTCGGTTGAAACCGCCCTGGCAGCCATGGATCGCTTTCCTTTCGACACGCTTCTCTTCCCCTTCAACTGGGTGCTTTACTACCAGGCGAATTTTGGCCCACAGGTGCTCGAACGGGCGCGCTCGAAAAGCATGGGGTGTCTGGCGCTGAAGGCCATGGCGAAGACAAGCTGGCCGGAGGGACTCAAGAAGAAACCCTATCCCAAATGCTGGTATCAGCCCGCGGGCGTGCCCGAAGAGGCGACGCTGGCCTTGCGATTCACCCTCTCGGAAGCGGTCACCGCCGCTGTGCCGCCTGGCGACGAAAGACTCTTCCGCCTGGCCATGGAGGTAGCGGCGAAGTTTCAGCCGGTCACGGACGTCGAGCGAGAAACGCTCAAAACTCGCTCGGCTGGCCTCAAACCGCTCTTTCGGCTCCAAAGCGCAGCTTAG
- a CDS encoding LemA family protein, with translation MTLIFLAIIFFLGVGLVLYFVSVYNHLVQLRNDIDKSWSNIDVLLRQRHDELPKLIETCKGYMKYEQETFQKITAARTVFMSATTTGEKIDAANQVSAALRTLFAVAENYPELKANNNFMQLQGRISELETQVADRREFFNDSSNTFNIRIAQLPDLFVARLLSYQPRPLFQAAAEERADVTVKFD, from the coding sequence ATGACACTGATTTTCCTTGCGATCATCTTCTTCCTCGGTGTGGGCCTGGTGCTGTACTTCGTCTCGGTTTACAACCACCTGGTTCAACTCAGGAACGACATTGACAAATCTTGGTCGAACATTGATGTCCTGCTCCGCCAGCGGCACGACGAGCTGCCGAAACTCATCGAGACCTGCAAGGGCTACATGAAGTACGAGCAGGAGACGTTTCAAAAGATCACCGCTGCTCGCACCGTTTTTATGAGCGCGACCACAACCGGCGAGAAGATTGACGCGGCCAACCAGGTTTCCGCCGCGCTCCGGACGCTCTTTGCCGTCGCCGAAAATTATCCCGAACTCAAGGCCAACAACAACTTCATGCAGCTCCAGGGTCGCATCTCGGAACTGGAGACGCAAGTTGCCGACCGGCGCGAATTCTTCAACGATTCGAGCAACACCTTCAACATCCGCATCGCCCAATTGCCCGATCTCTTCGTCGCTCGCCTGCTCAGCTACCAACCCCGGCCGCTCTTCCAGGCCGCCGCCGAAGAGCGCGCCGACGTAACGGTCAAGTTCGATTAG